A single window of Excalfactoria chinensis isolate bCotChi1 chromosome 13, bCotChi1.hap2, whole genome shotgun sequence DNA harbors:
- the TLX3 gene encoding T-cell leukemia homeobox protein 3, translated as MEPAAGAQGPHQHEPISFGIDQILSGPEQDGAPPPPPPPPPPPPPPPPPPRGPDGAAFLGGPRGGAPYPALPGPFPAIAAPFEESGPYGVNLSLAPGGVIRVPAHRPIPGAVPPPVPSAIPAVPGLGGLSFPWMESSRRFVKERFTAAAALTPFTVTRRIGHPYQNRTPPKRKKPRTSFSRVQICELEKRFHRQKYLASAERAALAKSLKMTDAQVKTWFQNRRTKWRRQTAEEREAERQQASRLMLQLQHDAFQKSLNESIQPDPLCLHNSSLFALQNLQPWEEESAKIPPVTSLV; from the exons ATGGAGCCGGCGGCGGGCGCGCAGGGCCCGCACCAGCACGAGCCCATCAGCTTCGGCATCGACCAGATCCTCAGCGGCCCCGAGCAGGACGGCGCTCCCCCcccgcctccgccgccgccgcctccgccgccgccgccgccgccgcccccccggGGCCCCGACGGCGCGGCCTTCCTGGGCGGCCCCCGCGGCGGCGCGCCTTACCCCGCGCTGCCGGGCCCCTTCCCGGCCATCGCCGCGCCCTTCGAGGAGTCGGGGCCGTACGGCGTCAACCTGAGCCTGGCGCCCGGCGGCGTGATCCGCGTCCCCGCGCACCGGCCCATCCCCGGAGCCGTGCCGCCGCCGGTTCCCAGCGCCATCCCCGCCGTGCCCGGCCTGGGCGGCCTCAGCTTCCCCTGGATGGAGAGCAGCCGCCGCTTCGTCAAGGAGCGCTTTACCG CCGCGGCCGCGCTGACGCCCTTCACGGTGACGCGGCGCATCGGACACCCGTACCAGAACCGCACCCCGCCGAAGCGCAAGAAGCCGCGCACGTCCTTCTCCCGCGTGCAGATCTGCGAGCTGGAGAAGCGCTTCCACCGGCAGAAGTACCTCGCGTCGGCCGAGCGGGCGGCCCTGGCCAAGTCTCTGAAGATGACGGACGCGCAGGTGAAGACGTGGTTCCAGAACCGGCGCACGAAGTGGCG GCGGCAGACGGCGGAGGAGCGGGAGGCCGAACGGCAGCAGGCGAGCCGgctgatgctgcagctgcagcacgaCGCCTTCCAGAAGTCGCTCAACGAGTCGATCCAGCCCGACCCGCTGTGCCTGCACAACTCGTCGCTGTTCGCGCTGCAGAACCTGCAGCCCTGGGAGGAGGAGAGCGCAAAGATCCCGCCGGTCACCTCTCTCGTCTGA